From a single Sporosarcina oncorhynchi genomic region:
- a CDS encoding ornithine--oxo-acid transaminase, whose protein sequence is MTISEKLISQTNKFGANNYNPLPIVISEAEGVWVKDPEGNKYMDMLSAYSAVNQGHRHPKIIQALKDQADKVTLTSRAFHNDQLGPWYEMICKMSGKNMTLPMNTGAEAVETAIKAARRWAYDVKGVEENKAEVIGCTGNFHGRTMTAVSLSSEEEYKRGFGPMLPGISLVPFGDLKALEEAITPNTAAFIIEPIQGEAGIIIPPAGYMKAAFELCKEHNVLFIADEIQAGLCRTGKMFATEWEGFEPDMYILGKALGGGVFPISCVVANDDILGVFNPGSHGSTFGGNPMACAVSIASIEVLQEEKLAEKSLELGNYFIEELKKIQHPSIKEVRGRGLFIGVELTEEARPNCEKLKELGLLCKETHDTVIRFAPPLIITKEELDWALEKINKVFVG, encoded by the coding sequence AATCTCTGAAGCGGAAGGTGTCTGGGTAAAAGATCCTGAAGGCAATAAATATATGGATATGCTTTCCGCATATTCCGCGGTAAATCAGGGGCATCGTCACCCGAAAATCATTCAGGCGTTAAAAGACCAAGCGGATAAGGTAACATTGACTTCCCGCGCTTTCCACAACGACCAACTCGGTCCTTGGTATGAAATGATCTGCAAAATGTCTGGCAAAAACATGACATTACCGATGAATACAGGTGCTGAAGCGGTAGAAACTGCAATTAAAGCAGCTCGTCGCTGGGCTTATGACGTTAAAGGCGTTGAAGAGAACAAAGCAGAAGTGATTGGCTGTACAGGGAATTTCCATGGCCGTACGATGACTGCTGTCTCCCTTTCTTCAGAAGAGGAATACAAACGCGGTTTCGGTCCAATGCTTCCAGGTATCAGCCTCGTTCCGTTCGGGGACTTGAAAGCATTGGAAGAAGCGATAACGCCGAACACTGCGGCATTCATCATTGAACCGATTCAAGGTGAAGCGGGGATCATCATCCCACCTGCAGGCTATATGAAAGCGGCATTTGAACTTTGTAAAGAACATAATGTTCTATTCATTGCAGATGAAATCCAAGCTGGACTTTGCCGTACTGGTAAAATGTTCGCTACCGAGTGGGAAGGTTTCGAACCGGATATGTATATTCTAGGAAAAGCATTGGGTGGCGGCGTATTCCCAATTTCATGTGTCGTTGCAAATGACGACATACTAGGTGTCTTCAATCCAGGTTCCCACGGATCTACTTTCGGCGGGAATCCGATGGCTTGTGCTGTATCCATCGCTTCTATTGAAGTGCTACAAGAAGAAAAGCTTGCGGAGAAATCGTTGGAACTTGGAAATTACTTTATTGAAGAATTAAAGAAAATTCAGCATCCGTCGATAAAAGAAGTACGTGGCCGTGGTCTGTTCATCGGTGTCGAACTGACAGAAGAAGCAAGACCGAATTGTGAGAAACTGAAGGAACTTGGTCTTCTCTGTAAAGAGACGCATGACACTGTGATTCGTTTTGCACCTCCTTTAATCATTACAAAGGAAGAACTTGACTGGGCACTAGAAAAAATCAACAAAGTTTTTGTGGGTTGA
- a CDS encoding Glu/Leu/Phe/Val family dehydrogenase, translating to MTENLNLFTSTQVVIKEALDKLGYDEGMYDLLKEPIRMVEVRIPVRMDDGKVKVFTGFRGQHNDAVGPTKGGVRFHPGVSADEVRALSMWMTLKAGIVDLPYGGGKGGIICDPREMSMHELESLSRGYVRALSQVMGPTKDIPAPDVFTNAQIMAWMMDEYSRIDEFNSPGFITGKPIVLGGSQGRDRATAEGVTIIINEAAKKRNIDMKGARIVIQGFGNAGSFLSKFLHDAGAKVIGISDAYGALHDPEGLDIDYLLDRRDSFGTVTTLFDNTISNSELLELDCDILVPAAIENQITEKNAHDIKARIVVEAANGPTTSEATKILTERGILLVPDVLASAGGVTVSYFEWVQNNMGYYWTEEEVREKMTKKMVDAFENVYNVSSTRNIDMRLAAYMIGIRKTAEASRFRGWA from the coding sequence ATGACTGAAAACCTGAATCTGTTTACGTCTACACAAGTTGTCATCAAGGAAGCACTTGACAAATTAGGCTACGATGAAGGAATGTATGATCTTCTGAAAGAACCTATTCGTATGGTAGAGGTTAGAATCCCTGTTCGTATGGACGATGGGAAAGTGAAGGTGTTCACGGGTTTCCGTGGCCAACACAATGATGCAGTAGGACCGACAAAAGGTGGAGTACGATTCCATCCTGGAGTTAGTGCTGATGAAGTACGTGCGTTATCTATGTGGATGACATTAAAAGCTGGTATCGTCGATTTACCTTATGGTGGCGGTAAAGGCGGAATCATCTGTGACCCACGTGAAATGTCTATGCACGAACTAGAAAGCTTAAGCCGTGGATATGTACGTGCGCTAAGCCAGGTAATGGGACCGACTAAAGATATTCCTGCACCGGACGTTTTCACAAACGCGCAAATTATGGCGTGGATGATGGACGAGTACAGTAGAATTGACGAATTCAACTCACCTGGTTTCATTACAGGAAAACCGATTGTACTGGGTGGATCACAAGGTCGTGACCGTGCCACTGCAGAAGGCGTTACAATCATTATTAATGAAGCGGCGAAGAAACGTAACATTGATATGAAGGGTGCACGTATTGTCATCCAAGGATTCGGAAACGCAGGTAGTTTCCTATCTAAATTCCTTCATGACGCAGGTGCAAAAGTTATCGGTATTTCAGATGCTTATGGCGCTTTGCATGATCCGGAAGGGTTGGATATCGACTATCTATTAGATCGTCGTGACAGTTTCGGCACAGTGACTACATTGTTTGATAATACGATTTCCAATAGCGAATTACTGGAATTGGATTGTGATATCCTTGTTCCGGCTGCTATTGAAAATCAGATTACTGAAAAGAATGCACATGATATTAAAGCTCGAATTGTTGTGGAAGCAGCGAACGGGCCGACAACATCTGAAGCGACGAAAATTCTTACTGAACGTGGAATTCTTCTTGTTCCCGACGTGCTTGCGAGCGCTGGCGGTGTAACTGTATCGTACTTTGAGTGGGTACAGAACAACATGGGGTATTACTGGACAGAAGAAGAAGTACGTGAAAAAATGACGAAGAAAATGGTAGACGCGTTCGAAAATGTCTATAACGTATCTTCAACTCGTAACATCGATATGCGACTTGCTGCATACATGATTGGTATTCGTAAAACAGCTGAAGCATCTAGATTCCGTGGATGGGCATAA
- a CDS encoding iron-containing alcohol dehydrogenase, whose amino-acid sequence MNEFVFQNPVKLIFGKDSISNLPNELSAYGDRILVVYGGGSIKKNGLYDELMDLLNKENKEVFELGGVEPNPRLSTARQGADMCKEHNIDFILAVGGGSVLDCTKLIATAAKYDGDPWDFVVKKATPTDAVPFGTILTMAATGSEMNAGSVITNEETEEKYGWGGPFNFPKFSILDPTYTLSLPRNQTVYGIVDMMSHIFEQYFHTATNTPLLDELCEAALRTIMDAGEKLVDDLHNYDLRETILLSGTWGLNGFLGMGNAGGDWGSHDIEHAVSAVYDIPHAGGLAILFPNWMKHTMKLNPERFARMATNVFGVNPEGKSNEDIAEEGINKLRTYWTSIGAPETLADFGIDDSKIDLMAEKAAAHGPVGRFGKLNKDEVKSILTASL is encoded by the coding sequence ATGAATGAATTTGTATTTCAAAATCCTGTTAAATTGATTTTCGGAAAAGATTCTATTTCGAACTTACCGAATGAACTATCAGCTTATGGTGATAGGATTCTCGTTGTATATGGTGGTGGCAGTATTAAAAAGAATGGTCTTTACGATGAATTAATGGATTTGTTGAATAAAGAAAATAAAGAAGTGTTTGAACTTGGTGGCGTAGAACCGAATCCAAGACTATCCACTGCACGTCAAGGTGCTGATATGTGTAAAGAGCATAATATCGACTTCATCCTCGCAGTAGGAGGTGGTTCAGTTCTGGATTGCACAAAATTGATCGCTACTGCAGCGAAGTATGATGGAGATCCATGGGATTTCGTCGTGAAAAAAGCGACACCGACTGATGCGGTCCCGTTTGGTACAATTTTAACGATGGCTGCAACGGGTTCTGAAATGAATGCTGGCTCGGTTATTACAAATGAAGAAACTGAAGAAAAATACGGATGGGGCGGTCCGTTTAACTTCCCGAAATTTTCGATTTTGGATCCGACGTATACACTCTCATTGCCAAGAAATCAAACGGTCTATGGAATTGTGGATATGATGTCTCATATTTTCGAACAGTACTTCCACACTGCAACCAATACACCGCTACTTGATGAGCTATGCGAAGCTGCATTGCGAACAATTATGGATGCGGGGGAAAAGCTTGTCGATGATCTGCATAATTATGACCTTCGCGAGACGATTTTGTTAAGTGGCACATGGGGATTGAATGGTTTCCTCGGGATGGGTAATGCAGGAGGAGATTGGGGATCACACGATATAGAGCACGCTGTCTCGGCAGTTTACGATATCCCTCATGCTGGTGGCTTGGCAATCCTTTTCCCAAATTGGATGAAGCATACAATGAAGCTGAATCCCGAACGCTTTGCACGAATGGCTACAAATGTATTTGGCGTTAATCCGGAAGGTAAGTCAAATGAAGATATAGCAGAAGAAGGAATTAATAAACTGCGTACCTATTGGACGTCCATCGGAGCACCTGAAACACTTGCTGATTTTGGTATTGACGATTCGAAGATAGATCTCATGGCGGAGAAAGCTGCTGCCCATGGCCCGGTCGGCAGATTTGGAAAGCTAAATAAAGATGAAGTGAAATCCATTTTGACCGCTTCTTTGTAA
- a CDS encoding DUF378 domain-containing protein, protein MENAKKIALAITIIGALNWGVVGLFNYDVVAQFAGGYAKALARLLYFVVGLSGLLSLGLLFDHWRDDQTDPAPIQKVEKV, encoded by the coding sequence TTGGAAAATGCAAAAAAAATAGCATTAGCCATTACAATTATCGGCGCACTTAACTGGGGTGTTGTAGGATTATTTAACTATGATGTTGTTGCACAATTTGCAGGCGGTTATGCAAAAGCACTCGCCAGACTTCTCTATTTCGTAGTTGGTCTATCAGGTCTACTATCACTTGGTTTGTTGTTTGATCATTGGAGAGATGATCAAACAGACCCCGCACCGATACAAAAGGTTGAAAAAGTATAA
- a CDS encoding cation diffusion facilitator family transporter, producing the protein MKDILRLLKDGNKPSLLAGIVNAVIAVLKATAYILTGNVAMFAEMLHSLGDAANQFFVYVGSALSKKAPTPKFPNGFGRVVNLVCLGAVIIVAIMSYEAVKEGWHHILNPTETKGLAINLSVLGVAILLEFFVLYKASKEIAHESGSSLTGLQAFIYSFSHLNKAKPATKLVFMEDLVATLGGILAFAAVLIAHYTSFLAAEGIASVLIGFMMFYVVGKVFLENARGAIGETDEEMLQHISTIVAEDPDVKDIQKVEVVKEGEFLHVEIIVEVDPSKTVAYIDDIRDRLMLVILKQKGVSDVLISFDEDDGIKSWTGTNTPIISEGAKLKFPH; encoded by the coding sequence ATGAAAGATATTCTAAGATTACTGAAAGATGGCAATAAACCTTCCCTCCTGGCCGGTATAGTCAATGCCGTAATTGCAGTTTTAAAAGCTACGGCTTACATACTAACCGGCAACGTAGCGATGTTTGCAGAGATGTTACATTCCTTGGGAGATGCCGCTAACCAATTCTTTGTCTATGTCGGTTCGGCTTTATCAAAAAAAGCGCCTACCCCAAAATTCCCAAACGGATTCGGAAGGGTCGTCAACCTTGTTTGTCTCGGCGCAGTGATTATAGTCGCAATCATGTCATATGAAGCAGTAAAGGAAGGCTGGCATCATATACTTAACCCAACTGAAACAAAAGGGTTAGCTATCAACTTGAGTGTGTTGGGTGTAGCTATATTACTGGAGTTTTTCGTACTCTACAAAGCTTCCAAGGAAATTGCACACGAGTCTGGAAGCTCACTTACCGGATTACAAGCATTCATTTATAGCTTTTCTCATTTAAATAAAGCGAAACCCGCCACAAAACTTGTCTTCATGGAAGATCTCGTTGCGACACTCGGTGGAATTTTAGCATTTGCAGCTGTTCTGATTGCGCATTACACGAGCTTTCTCGCCGCAGAAGGAATTGCTTCTGTTCTAATTGGCTTCATGATGTTTTATGTCGTCGGCAAGGTGTTTTTAGAAAATGCTCGAGGCGCCATCGGAGAAACAGATGAAGAAATGTTGCAGCATATATCTACTATTGTAGCTGAAGATCCAGATGTAAAGGATATTCAGAAAGTGGAAGTCGTTAAAGAAGGTGAATTTCTGCATGTAGAAATTATCGTGGAAGTGGATCCTTCAAAAACCGTCGCTTATATCGATGACATACGTGACAGGTTGATGCTCGTCATCCTAAAACAGAAAGGTGTTAGTGACGTACTCATCTCTTTCGATGAAGATGATGGCATCAAATCATGGACAGGAACAAACACTCCTATAATTTCCGAAGGTGCCAAACTGAAATTCCCACATTAA